The genomic interval GACAACTAAATTGAAGATttgaagctctgggtcgtcggacacttgtagcagcacttctgggtcgtatTGTTCGCAGCACACAGGAGAAGATTGTTTTGGAATTCATTGAATTAACCTGTTGCTCGAataccccttttaaacagtgctagaGGCGCAAAGCCCTTCTGAGGTGCCTCAAAGTAgctgagtcagccgcgtggatcagcactgaaaGCTTCTtctcttatcctgcttgaggcgcctccatggccactccaagacgcctccaagccctggtccaaggcgcctcaagatccgtctgaggcgcctctaagcttgtTGCGCAGCCTGATTCTACcttacacccgaggcgcctccaagctccatggaggcgcctcggacactattaaTCCAAGGCTGACCTTGCTCATTTATccctgcaaagcatgttagttcacaagacacacacataccctgcaagacaaagttaacacacataaaatatagtaaaagcagtatttgacagtcgtcggactgtccgggtctgacttcggatctccGACCGGAAAcgctaggtcgacccgatgcctactgttccctctgcgaggaacgcgccctcacctactcccctcaggagagattaccttatgccagcccggtcctccagaccgactggactttcttcctagggttaccacccctaggacttagggttaccgtcccctatgattttttctccacctagggttaccaccccctaggacctaaggttgccgccctttagagtttttctccacaggttaccgtcccctaggacctaaggtttccaccccttaggattttcacctgcctaactgcagttaggactttcctgaaatacttattcaagtacgttagacaacaattaatcttaactttgaaccctttaccattatcaaaactcgggttcgattgtcagatgctactgcaccaacacttggaacccttccagacaccCTGATcgggactataaatatagccttgatcccAGTAGGTAGAAACAATCACTTATAATCAATTCTTTTATCTGTTCTACTACTATGTAAACTGTCTACGTTGTAGGAGATTTTTCCGTCTGAAAGAGACATTAATGAGCTTTCAATTTTCTTGTATTAACAATCTCTTGATTGCaaactaattaattacttgtgtagcTTTATATTTAGTTtacttcttaattttttttttatgcatgTTTCTATTTTTATGAAGCTTATtgagaaagattttatttttattgttctaGAGGGCTATTTACCCCCGTCCGCCAAGTGACCAACATCTGCTTCTTCTCCGATTTAATCTCTGATCTGATATGATTGTTAAATCTCTCAATTCACAATGCagactctcttttctcttctcccttttctCATCATCTCCTCCTTCCAAAGTAATCAATTAATGATCCCATTAGCTTCATAATCGATGTTTAAGTTTCATTAACTGATCGCTAATCTTCCCGTTAATCGATTGTTGCAGCCGTGTTATCGACGACGTTTACGGTGATCAACAACTGCGGGTACGACGTTTGGCCCGGCGTCCTCGCCAACGCCGGCTCCTCCGCCCTCGACTCCACAGGCTTCGCGCTGGCGCCCGGTGAGTCCCGCGCCCTCTTCGCCCCTCTCCCCTGGTCCGGCCGCCTCTGGGCCCGCACCCTGTGTTCTGCTGACTCCTCCTCCGGCCGGTTCGTCTGCGCCACCGGCGACTGCGGCAGCGGCGCTGTTGCCTGCGGCGGAGCCGGAGCGGTGCCCCCCGCCACCCTCGCCGAGTTCACTCTCGGAGGCGCGGGCACCACCGACTTCTACGACGTCAGCCTCGTCGACGGCTTCAACCTGCCAGTGCTCGTCGCCCCTCTGGGCGGCGCCGGCGCGGGGTGCGCCGCCACCTGGTGCGCGGCGGACGTGAACGCGGTCTGCCCGCCGGAGCTGAGGGTGGCGGCTGCCGGGAGCGCGGCGGTGGCGTGCAAGAGCGCGTGCGGGGCGTTCGGGACGGCGAGGTATTGCTGCAGCGAGGAGTTCGGCAGCCCGGCGGCGTGCGGGCCGACACCGTACTCCGAACTGTTCAAGACCGCATGCCCGAGAGCATACAGCTACGCGTACGACGACGCGTCGTCCACTTTCACTTGCCCCACCGCCGCCGTTCCCGGAGGCGGCTACGCCGTCACCTTCTGCCCCGAAACCACCAGGTATGCCGCCGCCCGGGGCTGCCGATCAATTTGCTATCGCCTTCAAAACTTATCAAAATTCTCACTTTACTACGCAAAAACGGTCAAACATGTTTAATGCTCGATCAAGGAAGAGCACATGATCGAGCATCAAAAGTCACGAAACCAGTTCATCCATTTTTTAATCACATTCTTGCGATGCAGTTTAGAACCCAAAGGCGGCGATCGGAATCCGGAGGCGACCGGGTTGCCGTCGGCGAACGGCACAATGGTGTTCTTCGGATCAGCGAATTCGGCCGCCGGCGACGTTCCCTACCTTCATCAATTTGGGGGAGTATTTGCATtggttatttatttattcttattttcCCCATTTATTTATTCCTCAATTCTGTATccctttttctaatttaaaaataaaaaatggataTGGACAGGTAAATTTCTATTTCAGATATATTATAATAATGCGATGGTAGATGAATTCTTTTTAATCAGAGATGATGATAAAATATTTAAGCTTGATGCATTATAATATAAATTGTCAAGGGATTA from Zingiber officinale cultivar Zhangliang chromosome 6B, Zo_v1.1, whole genome shotgun sequence carries:
- the LOC121991578 gene encoding thaumatin-like protein 1b, with amino-acid sequence VAAVLSTTFTVINNCGYDVWPGVLANAGSSALDSTGFALAPGESRALFAPLPWSGRLWARTLCSADSSSGRFVCATGDCGSGAVACGGAGAVPPATLAEFTLGGAGTTDFYDVSLVDGFNLPVLVAPLGGAGAGCAATWCAADVNAVCPPELRVAAAGSAAVACKSACGAFGTARYCCSEEFGSPAACGPTPYSELFKTACPRAYSYAYDDASSTFTCPTAAVPGGGYAVTFCPETTSLEPKGGDRNPEATGLPSANGTMVFFGSANSAAGDVPYLHQFGGVFALPKRRSPLIPSSVSLVLVARSMGVSDASGVDPLTNR